NNNNNNNNNNNNNNNNNNNNNNNNNNNNNNNNNNNNNNNNNNNNNNNNNNNNNNNNNNNNNNNNNNNNNNNNNNNNNNNNNNNNNNNNNNNNNNNNNNNNNNNNNNNNNNNNNNNNNNNNNNNNNNNNNNNNNNNNNNNNNNNNNNNNNNNNNNNNNNNNNNNNNNNNNNNNNNNNNNNNNNNNNNNNNNNNNNNNNNNNNNNNNNNNNNNNNNNNNNNNNNNNNNNNNNNNNNNNNNNNNNNNNNNNNNNNNNNNNNNNNNNNNNNNNNNNNNNNNNNNNNNNNNNNNNNNNNNNNNNNNNNNNNNNNNNNNNNNNNNNNNNNNNNNNNNNNNNNNNNNNNNNNNNNNNNNNNNNNNNNNNNNNNNNNNNNNNNNNNNNNNNNNNNNNNNNNNNNNNNNNNNNNNNNNNNNCTATGGCAAACCAACAACGCCTATTTGTGCAAGTTTTGCCCAGATATGCGTGCAGGTTGTGGCATGGAAATAACTAGCAGTCGAGATGCTTTTGCGGAGGTAAAAGCGCCAAGGCTGGTTGAGTTTCATACACTCGGGTACACATTTNNNNNNNNNNNNNNNNNNNNNNNNNNNNNNNNNNNNNNNNNNNNNNNNNNNNNNNNNNNNNNNNNNNNNNNNNNNNNNNNNNNNNNNNNNNNNNNNNNNNNNNNNNNNNNNNNNNNNNNNNNNNNNNNNNNNNNNNNNNNNNNNNNNNNNNNNNNNNNNNNNNNNNNNNNNNNNNNNNNNNNNNNNNNNNNNNNNNNNNNNNNNNNNNNNNNNNNNNNNNNNNNNNNNNNNNNNNNNNNNNNNNNNNNNNNNNNNNNNNNNNNNNNNNNNNNNNNNNNNNNNNNNNNNNNNNNNNNNNNNNNNNNNNNNNNNNNNNNNNNNNNNNNNNNNNNNNNNNNNNNNNNNNNNNNNNNNNNNNNNNNNNNNNNNNNNNNNNNNNTATACAACTTTAACCATAACGAAGGACGGAAAATGCAGGAAATGGGTAAAAATACGTGAATGATACTCCGAACACCAATGTAACGAGATTACATTTTGTCACGTTCAATGGAGGTGGATAAAAGCTTCTGTGGAAGTTTNNNNNNNNNNNNNNNNNNNNNNNNNNNNNNNNNNNNNNNNNNNNNNNNNNNNNNNNNNNNNNNNNNNNNNNNNNNNNNNNNNNNNNNNNNNNNNNNNNNNNNNNNNNNNNNNNNNNNNNNNNNNNNNNNNNNNNNNNNNNNNNNNNNNNNNNNNNNNNNNNNNNNNNNNNNNNNNNNNNNNNNNNNNNNNNNNNNNNNNNNNNNNNNNNNNNNNNNNNNNNNGCAGACACATAACTAGATAGAAAATGACAGCACCGTTATACTCATCATCCCTTGGGCGCTTCGTGGCACTGGTTCAGAATTGCAAATACGTCAGTTAAGGTCGGTCTTCTGTTTGGGTAATGCAGTATGGCTTTGATAAAGCTGCAATCATGCCAACCTCCCCGACTCAAACCCTTTCCANNNNNNNNNNNNNNNNNNNNNNNNNNNNNNNNNNNNNNNNNNNNNNNNNNNNNNNNNNNNNNTNNNNNNNNNNNNNNNNNNNNNNNNNNNNNNNNNNNNNNNNNNNNNNNNNNNNNNNNNNNNNNNNNAAGGTNNNNNNNNNNNNNNNNNNNNNNNNNNNNNNNNNNNNNNNNNNNNNNCCAATTCGCCCGTCTCTTGCTCCTCCCCTCAGGTGCTGCGAGCTAGTTGGCTGCTGTTGGCGTTGTGGGCGTGGTCGGGCAAGTGGGCGGTGACCGCCAGTGACGCAAGATGTGACGTGGAGGCGCTCAGGTGTGACGTCATCTGTTCCTTCCCTGACCTGACGACGCACTGCAACCGCTGCGTCAGGAGGTGAGAACTTCCAAAAGGGTATTGATGCCCAACGATGCCCAGCAATGCAAAATTGAGACATGAATATTTTCTGTTATCTATCCTGCAACAACACCTGNNNNNNNNNNNNNNNNNNNNNNNNNNNNNNNNNNNNNNNNNNNNNNNNNNNNNNNNNNNNNNNNNNNNNNNNNNNNNNNNNNNNNNNNNNNNNNNNNNNNNNNNNNNNNNNNNNNNNNNNNNNNNNNNNNNNNNNNNNNNNNNNNCCCCTGCTAACGCCGCTGCCTTCCCCAGACGCCCCATGAGGTTCGGCAAGAGGTCGGGCGGGAAGACGTCGGCGTTCTCTCGCGTCCCGACGGAGGCGCTGTCGGCGGCGCCCGCGGCCTCGACCCTCCCTCGGACTCCGCTGGCTTTCCCGAAGGCCACGGAGGCGCCGCGGATCTTCCTGTCGGAGGCACAGAGGCCGGCCTCGTTGGACCGTCTCGAGGCCGAGCCCAAGTACCTCTCGGCCTTGATCCTCACGCCCGAGGCTCGCCCTCGCGTGCTGGAGGACTTCGAGGGGGCCGGACCCGGAATCGAGTACGAGGACGACCTCCGGAGACGACGCCGAAGGAGGAACGCGTCCCAGCGCCTCGAGGACGCGGCTCCCCGGTCCTTCCGCCGCCCCAGGCTCTCCGGGGGCGCCGCCCGAGGGCTGCAGCGGAGGAAGAGATCGACCGTCTACGAGATCATCGAGAGCCTCATGGAACTCCTGGGGCTGGAGACGCTGCCGGTGGACCCTCGCTTCTACGGCTGCCACGAGCTGGTGCTGCCCTTCTACAACTAGGACCTTCTAGTCCTCGCCCTTCTACAACTAGGACGAAGGGCCTTCCCCTCTGCAACAAGGAACGAATGGCTCCCTTCTGCAACTGCGAATGGCTGGTTTTCCCTTCTGCAACAAAGAACGACCAAATAATAATCGTGCAAACTACGAAAACAAGAGAAGTACATGAtacagtgtgtacatatattattttgcaagtaAAAAGGGagagttaaggagagagagagaaggaaagaaaaagcacagtatatgtgtattgctgtacatttttttttatcgtattcattattgtccttattatgtGCATGGCTATATTGCATTTATCTGATAGTACATCCTtagagaatcataataataaatcaaatgcaATACAGTGAATGACCCAAATAAACCATTTTAAAGAAGATTCATTTTCTAAAACTGATCTTGGTGACAATAAGTCTTCTTACAGACAGACACTCATACACGATCTATCCTTCACGTAAACactctaaaaaataaatacaatacaattatatgtaagcaaataatacatataaaaaaaaatgccgagATCTGGAGGctggaaagaaaatgaattttcTTTATTCGTTTGCAACTTGGAAATGNNNNNNNNNNNNNNNNNNNNNNNNNNNNNNNNNNNNNNNNNNNNNNNNNNNNNNNNNNNNNNNNNNNNNNNCTAAAACGGAAGGAATATCCACCGATTAAATGAGATGAAAACATATCAAGTTAATGTCTTTTTACGTTTCAAGCTATATAAAGAGGTGGACAGAATATTCTTTATTGATAAAATCTCATATTTTATATGACCTGTAACATGTAacttgtatatcatatatcaataaagAGCGCATGGAAATGTCTTTTcttttgatgaaaaaataattatcttacaCTCATCGCCCCTTCAGTAAACAAACCTGCATTAAATGATATGNNNNNNNNNNNNNNNNNNNNNNNNNNNNNNNNNNNNNNNNNNNNNNNNNNNNNNNNNNNNNNNNNNNNNNNNNNNNNNNNNNNNNNNNNNNNNNNNNNNNNNNNNNNNNNNNNNNNNNNNNNNNNNNNNNNNNNNNNNNNNNNNNNNNNNNNNNNNNNNNNNNNNNNNNNNNNNNNNNNNNNNNNNNNNNNNNNNNNNNNNNNNNNNNNNNNNNNNNNNNNNNNNNNNNNNNNNNNNNNNNNNNNNNNNNNNNNNNNNNNNNNNNNNNNNNNNNNNNNNNNNNNNNNNNNNNNNNNNNNNNNNNNNNNNNNNNNNNNNNNNNNNNNNNNNNNNNNNNNNNNNNNNNNNNNNNNNNNNNNNNNNNNNNNNNNNNNNNNNNNNNNNNNNNNNNNNNNNNNNNNNNNNNNNNNNNNNNNNNNNNNNNNNNNNNNNNNNNNNNNNNNNNNNNNNNNNNNNNNNNNNNNNNNNNNNNNNNNNNNNNNNNNNNNNNNNNNNNNNNNNNNNNNNNNNNNNNNNNNNNNNNNNNNNNNNNNNNNNNNNNNNNNNNNNNNNNNNNNNNNNNNNNNNNNNNNNNNNNNNNNNNNNNNNNNNNNNNNNNNNNNNNNNNNNNNNNNNNNNNNNNNNNNNNNNNNNNNNNNNNNNNNNNNNNNNNNNNNAGTATTTATCATCCGCCAATGTTTTTTAATTGAATGTCTTGTTCCGAAATCTCTAAATCCTAGAAAATAGACATGTATTTCGGTATTTCATTCTCTATAAAAATTGCAGTAACTACGTTATATGAACATGCATAAATAGACCAAAAAAACATGGATTTTAAGAATGAGTATGTAAATATCGTAgaaatattttcaatttatttagaAGTGCATTTATTATAATAGCTTAATAATAGGGTAACTATTTAAATACACAAACGAGAGCATTTTCGagcaaaagagattttttttcaagaatggcTTGTTTGCCTTCGATTGTAACTATATATGAAAGACTGGAAAGTTTCATGCATTCTAATCTTCCCGTTTAGAGTAAAGTTGCGTCTCACCGGTAGATGGCAGGAGAAAAGTCTTcgcttttttaattactatttttgacACGAAAGACGCGTATTCGAAGATCTTAATCAGTGTCATGTCACATCTATAAACTATCTGTAGGTActgataaagaaataacaataaaaaaaacatcaaatttcaTACATCATAAAACCAATCTTAGTGTCGCGTCAGCACAACAGATGGCGCTGAGAACAGCCTTCGTGTTCGCATCATTTTTTTTCGAACGATATTGATACGAAGTTGTGTGTTCTTCATACATCTTATGGCGGGAAAACTAAGCAAGGTTAGCTGGCTTGACCTTGACTCGTGTAAGGTCAGTTGTTACCTTACTTTCTTCAAGGCGCTGGTGTGTCTCTTAGGTTTCGTGtagtgtaataattttttttctgcaaggAGCATCGTTTTCTAGATTTTCATACAGTTGGTGCTCGAGGATTACTTAACcaggtatgtattttttttttttttttaagaaggaatCTTAAGGGATTTTGTCCGGTCGCTCCGGAAGCCTTGCCGATAGTTATTACTTGCGATGTGAAAATAAGATTTTACTCGTATTGCAGCGtcgataattaccagaatgaatAGTCATCGTAAGATTAAATGGGTCTTGGGTAAAAATAAACGAATTTCCTACATCAGAGAAGGAAATCCCGGGTCTTAGTCTCCCATATTAAGACTAAATCCACTTCCTCCGCCATGAACACCACCTTTTTACCAGGAATCGAGGGGGCGAGGTCTAGTCGGTGACCTGTGGTAGAAATGAATATACGGTTATAGAGCTTGAGATAGAATATGTAAGACGGTAAAAGcataaagtggggaaaaaagtgtacagtgaaaaaaaaatagatctgtGGCAGAAAGTTATAAAGCTTGTGTAGTAGACTATAAAACGGTAAAATCAATGTAAACACGcggtaacaaataaataaaaatgcggtGGCCATGAGGAACCGTAGATGTGGGAGGGTTGGCTTGCCTGACTGTGGCTCGTTCAATGAATCGAACAACTCGGCGATTGCTTCATAGCGCCGATCTTCAGGCATGCTATAAGCTGACAAGTTTAGGTGCTGAGTGTAACGGCGTTATCAATACTGGCCGCCAGTCTTCGTAATTGCCGTCCTCTCGAATATAAggcgattttcttttatttgcttttatttttagtgTTCTGAAACTGTTAACATGTTTAATGGCCAGTGGTCCTTACAACACCTGGCATCATCGAAGATTGTTTTGATAAATCACGCCATATGCTGGCGTGATTTCTAATCGGGAGCAAGAAATTGAAGGCTTCGAATTGCAATTACCATGTGCGAATTGCACTGTTCATGTGCACAGCTCATTTGCTAAGCAAGTCTGAAACTTTCAAATCCTGAttcggccattttttttttttttttacatccacgGATCTTCACATGGAAGTACAAGTATTGCTTTAAGCGTTTTTTCGTATCCATCCTCCGTGAGTTCCATATTCATAGCGAGTCCGAATATCGCACAACTAATTCTTGTCAAGTGTAATTGCTTGTCTTGGCTcctttaatgtaatatattaataaatcgaGCCGCACAGCTTTTCCTTTTAGTCAAGGCGGCATAGGATGACTTGAGAAAGATGTGCATCCTACCGAAACAATACCTCATAAGACTGAAATTCAAGAGATGCTAAATATTCACTTTGTATTCTGCCTATATGAAGAACATGTATTCAAAATTACAGAAACTCCATGTGCATcttcaatatattttcatattgagATGCCAGATAAGATTCACGAATAATGAAAGGCTAAATCCCCAACCGAGACGTTCGTGAAATGTATTGCAGTCGCATTCTGACTGGCCTGGGATCTATCACTTCGTAGACCTAGTTCCAGTTGTGAGCGCGTAAAGGGTTAACATGTGTTATCGGTTTCGCAGTTGCAATAGAAGTATTTACTGTTATCCTACTGTTCTTCGACATGCATTTGATAGTAGGGCTGCCAGTGTGTATAAAAATGGCCACTACTTTTCAACTGCCCTTTGTTCTGTTGTCATAATGTGTACATGTAGTGCACCGATACTTATTTTTACCATGTACATGCAATTCGTATAGACCAGAGTGATATATTCTAACAAAATTTTATCGTTCAAATGCGGTATCAAAAAAGTAAAGGCAAAACTGATAGGCATTTCAGTAGGTTCTAAAAATGATTTCAATTGGTAGAAAAATAGGAAGTTGCAGAGCTGGGCATGATCCCAGGATGAGTTAATAGGGGGGCTCTGCttccaatccccccctcccccggcaaaTACTGTCTTGGNNNNNNNNNNNNNNNNNNNNNNNNNNNNNNNNNNNNNNNNNNNNNNNNNNNNNNNNNNNNNNNNNNNNNNNNNNNNNNNNNNNNNNNNNNNNNNNNNNNNNNNNNNNNNNNNNNNNNNNNNNNNNNNNNNNNNNNNNNNNNNNNNNNNNNNNNNNNNNNNNNNNNNTTCACAAGTGATGACGTCAACATAGNNNNNNNNNNNNNNNNNNNNNNNNNNNNNNNNNNNNNNNNNNNNNNNNNNNNNNNNNNNNNNNNNNNAGCAAATTTTCCTAAAAACTGTAGGANNNNNNNNNNNNNNNNNNNNNNNNNNNNNNNNNNNNNNNNNNNNNNNNNNNNNNNNNNNNNNNNNNNNNNNNNNNNNNNNNNNNNNNNNNNNNNNNNNNNNNNNNNNNNNNNN
Above is a window of Penaeus monodon isolate SGIC_2016 chromosome 34, NSTDA_Pmon_1, whole genome shotgun sequence DNA encoding:
- the LOC119594476 gene encoding uncharacterized protein LOC119594476, which gives rise to MVLRASWLLLALWAWSGKWAVTASDARCDVEALRCDVICSFPDLTTHCNRCVRRRPMRFGKRSGGKTSAFSRVPTEALSAAPAASTLPRTPLAFPKATEAPRIFLSEAQRPASLDRLEAEPKYLSALILTPEARPRVLEDFEGAGPGIEYEDDLRRRRRRRNASQRLEDAAPRSFRRPRLSGGAARGLQRRKRSTVYEIIESLMELLGLETLPVDPRFYGCHELVLPFYN